Proteins encoded in a region of the Desulfovibrio sp. genome:
- the zraS gene encoding two-component system sensor histidine kinase ZraS, which yields MNMENTTSEKKVPEPARSGSASTAQADTAKISQAAYVAARTPLGLLLGGAAVVLALMVTLLTLISIDRSEAAMARLLAEKGSSLIIAFESILRSGMRSEAGVRLQVLLEEMADSPGIVFVAVTMPDGTIVAHSNPARLGEILQVGGREADDSIMHELAPDMLPHWGIMRMEGRRVFAVYRQFSPGMRDLPRGFPLPVIFLGLDLSPFEITRSQNRDYVAMLAAVTLLVGLACLVALYYAERARESRQRQRMAEGKVRRLEEEVRRKEKLAAVGNLAAGVAHEIRNPLSSIKGYATYFGQRFPEGSEDREAANVMVHEVDRLNRVIMDLIGLSRPSDVSPHPADLKLVVDHVTRLVHQDAEKRGVKIVCRAPKRVPLAMADPERMGQALLNLCLNALDAMPEGGQLTLAIVERKGRVCLMVRDNGTGIEPAQLPHIFDPYFTTKGQGTGLGLAMVHKIVEAHDGEISVVSRPAQASRRGETTFSIWLPRAAQDDVAKAKRAD from the coding sequence ATGAATATGGAAAACACCACTTCTGAAAAAAAAGTGCCAGAGCCCGCACGTTCCGGTTCTGCGTCAACAGCGCAGGCCGATACGGCAAAAATATCGCAGGCGGCCTATGTTGCGGCGCGCACCCCGCTGGGGCTGCTGCTGGGCGGCGCGGCGGTTGTGCTGGCGCTCATGGTTACCCTGCTGACGCTTATTTCCATTGACCGCAGCGAGGCGGCCATGGCCCGCCTGCTGGCAGAAAAGGGCTCGTCGCTGATTATCGCCTTTGAAAGCATTTTGCGGTCGGGCATGCGCAGCGAGGCTGGCGTGCGCCTGCAGGTGCTGCTGGAAGAAATGGCCGACAGCCCCGGCATTGTTTTTGTGGCCGTTACCATGCCTGATGGAACCATTGTGGCCCACAGCAATCCGGCCCGGCTTGGTGAAATATTGCAGGTGGGCGGCCGCGAAGCCGACGACAGCATCATGCACGAGCTTGCGCCCGACATGCTGCCCCACTGGGGCATCATGCGCATGGAGGGGCGGCGCGTGTTTGCGGTGTACCGGCAGTTTTCGCCGGGCATGCGTGACCTGCCAAGGGGTTTTCCCCTGCCTGTCATATTTCTGGGGCTTGATCTTTCACCCTTTGAAATAACCCGCAGCCAGAACCGCGACTATGTGGCCATGCTGGCCGCCGTAACCCTGCTGGTGGGTCTGGCCTGTCTGGTGGCCCTGTATTATGCGGAACGCGCGCGTGAATCGCGGCAGCGTCAGCGTATGGCCGAGGGCAAGGTGCGTCGCCTCGAAGAAGAAGTGCGCCGCAAGGAAAAGCTGGCCGCCGTGGGCAATCTGGCCGCGGGCGTTGCACACGAAATCCGCAATCCGCTCAGTTCCATCAAAGGCTACGCCACCTACTTCGGCCAGCGCTTTCCCGAGGGCAGCGAAGACCGCGAGGCGGCCAATGTAATGGTGCACGAGGTTGACCGTCTCAATCGCGTAATTATGGATCTTATAGGCCTTTCACGGCCCAGTGATGTAAGCCCCCACCCCGCGGATCTCAAGCTTGTGGTAGACCATGTCACCCGGCTTGTGCATCAGGATGCGGAAAAAAGGGGCGTAAAGATTGTCTGCCGCGCGCCCAAGCGCGTGCCGCTGGCCATGGCTGACCCGGAACGCATGGGTCAGGCCCTGCTGAACCTCTGCCTCAATGCCCTGGACGCCATGCCCGAGGGCGGTCAGCTCACGCTGGCCATTGTGGAGCGCAAGGGGCGTGTGTGCCTGATGGTGCGCGACAACGGCACAGGTATCGAGCCCGCCCAGCTGCCGCACATTTTTGACCCCTATTTTACCACCAAGGGGCAGGGAACGGGCCTTGGGCTGGCAATGGTCCACA
- a CDS encoding periplasmic heavy metal sensor, whose product MMKPLLSLCVLASLCLPQPTAADQTDYAEYTPVPGSPAGTHPADMRAWLQQLSPPQRAKAQAVIDEYTPKVNELRKSIMQKKNELAHLSYNQNTSPETLPRLGHELQQLRDELRDLLQRADQRMGNEVGVPLGSPQTRGCSMEYPGLSTSASK is encoded by the coding sequence ATGATGAAACCCCTTCTTTCCCTTTGTGTTCTGGCCAGTCTTTGTCTTCCCCAACCAACGGCGGCAGATCAGACCGACTATGCGGAATATACGCCTGTGCCGGGCAGCCCGGCTGGCACCCACCCTGCAGATATGCGCGCGTGGCTGCAACAGCTTTCGCCCCCGCAGAGGGCCAAGGCACAGGCTGTAATTGACGAATACACTCCAAAGGTGAACGAGCTGCGCAAAAGCATCATGCAGAAAAAAAACGAGCTCGCGCACCTGAGTTATAACCAGAATACCTCGCCCGAAACCCTGCCCCGCCTGGGGCATGAGCTGCAACAGCTACGGGATGAACTGCGCGACCTTCTGCAACGAGCAGACCAGCGCATGGGCAACGAGGTTGGCGTTCCGCTTGGCAGCCCGCAAACGCGGGGATGCAGCATGGAATATCCCGGTCTGTCTACTTCCGCCAGCAAATAA